The Deinococcus sonorensis KR-87 genome includes a window with the following:
- a CDS encoding DinB family protein: MRQTLLTFLSTLPPDLLRERRPGFGQGSILETLTHVADCYGGWTSEVLMEEPWAFAEGVEPTLDALRTRFERVDALLARALQSTRLEAGEWTHTTRQGDALLVSGPWLLLHPLTHEFHHKGQVVALARVLGHPVPPDVDLDLPPPGGWGG, from the coding sequence ATGCGTCAGACGCTGCTGACGTTCCTGTCCACCCTCCCGCCGGACCTGCTCCGCGAGCGGCGGCCCGGCTTCGGGCAGGGCAGCATCCTGGAGACCCTGACCCATGTCGCAGACTGCTACGGCGGCTGGACCAGCGAGGTCCTGATGGAGGAACCCTGGGCTTTCGCAGAGGGTGTGGAGCCCACCCTGGACGCCCTGCGCACGCGCTTTGAACGGGTGGACGCCCTGCTCGCACGGGCCTTGCAGAGCACCCGGCTGGAGGCGGGCGAGTGGACCCACACCACCCGGCAGGGAGACGCCCTGCTGGTGTCGGGGCCGTGGCTGCTGCTGCACCCGCTGACCCATGAGTTTCACCACAAGGGGCAGGTGGTGGCGCTGGCCCGCGTGCTGGGCCATCCAGTGCCGCCGGACGTGGACCTGGACCTGCCCCCGCCCGGCGGCTGGGGCGGCTAG
- a CDS encoding VOC family protein — translation MSLQNITLLVADVERSRRFYQEAFGLSESGRSAPGMALLNAGGVTLLLQPAGASAAPVTPGGVELGFAVPDIAQARERLARLGVWVGEGQRMGWGEGFDARDPDGHALTVYHQFGDHR, via the coding sequence ATGTCCCTCCAGAACATCACGCTGCTGGTGGCCGATGTGGAACGCTCGCGCCGCTTCTACCAGGAGGCGTTCGGGTTGAGCGAGTCGGGCCGCAGCGCGCCCGGCATGGCGCTGCTCAACGCTGGCGGGGTCACGCTGCTGCTGCAGCCGGCCGGGGCCAGTGCCGCGCCGGTCACGCCGGGCGGGGTGGAACTGGGATTCGCGGTGCCGGACATCGCCCAGGCGCGCGAGCGACTGGCCCGGCTGGGGGTGTGGGTGGGCGAGGGCCAACGGATGGGCTGGGGCGAGGGCTTCGACGCCCGCGACCCGGACGGCCACGCCCTGACGGTGTATCACCAGTTCGGGGACCACAGGTGA